DNA from Mycobacterium sp. SMC-8:
CGGTGCGCGGCATTGACGGTCAGTTCGGCGTGGTCGTAGGCGGGCGCCACCTCGACCACGTCCACTCCGACGACGTCGTGTTCGCGGCACAACTGCCGCACCATCCGGAGCAGGTCGGCGCTGGTGATGCCACCCGGTTCCGGGGTGCCCGTGCCGGGCGCGTGCGCCGGGTCGAGCACGTCGATGTCGACCGACACATACAACTTCTCGGCCTTGGCCAGCGCCTCGCCCACGGCGTCGGCCATCACCGCCTTGAACCCGCGCTCCCAGATCTCCTGCATCGTGTGCCAGGTCATCCGCTGTTCGAGCATCCACTCGAAGGTGTCCTGCGGCGGCCAGTAGCCGCGCAGACCGACCTGAACGAACTGCGATCCGGGCACCGCGCCCGATTCGATCAGCCGGCGCATCGGGGTGCCGTGGCTGGCCAGGTTGCCTTCGATCTCGTCGGCGGTGTCGGCGTGGGCGTCGAAATGCACGATGCCGACGTTGCCGTAACCGTGGACGTCGGCCACCGCCGTCGCCGCCGGCCAGGTGATCGAGTGATCACCGCCCAGGATCACCGGGACGATGCCGCGGCTGGCCACCGCGTGCACACGCTCGCGGATGTTGCGGTGGGACACCTCGGTCTGGCCGTGCGGACAGTAGGCGTCACCGAAGTCCACAACCTCCAGCCAGTCAAAGATCTCCAGGCCCAGATCCAAGTGGTAGGTGCCCGGCTCGTAGGCCGTGGCCCGGATCGCCCGCGGCCCGAACCGCGCACCGGGACGGTTGGTGGTCCCGATGTC
Protein-coding regions in this window:
- the speB gene encoding agmatinase, translated to MAEQLDLPYAGVASFGHRPFLTEPEQLDAWQPDAAIVGAPFDIGTTNRPGARFGPRAIRATAYEPGTYHLDLGLEIFDWLEVVDFGDAYCPHGQTEVSHRNIRERVHAVASRGIVPVILGGDHSITWPAATAVADVHGYGNVGIVHFDAHADTADEIEGNLASHGTPMRRLIESGAVPGSQFVQVGLRGYWPPQDTFEWMLEQRMTWHTMQEIWERGFKAVMADAVGEALAKAEKLYVSVDIDVLDPAHAPGTGTPEPGGITSADLLRMVRQLCREHDVVGVDVVEVAPAYDHAELTVNAAHRVVFEALAGMAARRRDVAGAEPGQPARSYREIRPSSPE